A genomic region of Halopelagius longus contains the following coding sequences:
- a CDS encoding thiolase family protein: MPTPVIAAAYRTPFGKAGGVFEDTRSEDLSVALIDHIMEETGLQSADVNDLMWGVAQQRGEQDNNVARVIALLSELGEGTPATSINRWCASSMQAVISASDAIAAGNRECIIAGGVESMSRVPMDGDSYQHLHPELSEKYNVFQLQMGMTAEKVAEQEGVSREEQDEYALRSHNRAAEATESGRFDDEIVPIETDDGVVTKDEGIRYDTSLEALSSLSPAFTGDGTVTAGNSSQITDGAAAVLVTSREFAEEEGLDVLAEVGTNAVAGVDPTVMGIGPVPATRRLLERNGRDISDYGLVELNEAFASQAVYAREELGVDAAQYNVNGGAIALGHPLGASGARLPVTLIHEMIKRDEERGLATLCVGFGQGAAIEFSR, translated from the coding sequence ATGCCTACGCCAGTCATCGCGGCCGCGTACCGAACGCCGTTCGGCAAAGCCGGCGGCGTCTTCGAGGACACGCGAAGCGAGGACCTCTCCGTCGCCCTCATCGACCACATCATGGAGGAGACGGGCCTGCAGAGCGCCGACGTGAACGACCTCATGTGGGGGGTCGCCCAGCAACGCGGCGAACAGGACAACAACGTCGCGCGCGTCATCGCCCTCCTCTCGGAACTCGGCGAGGGGACGCCGGCGACGAGCATCAATCGCTGGTGCGCCTCCTCGATGCAGGCCGTCATCTCCGCCTCCGACGCCATCGCGGCGGGCAACCGCGAGTGCATCATCGCGGGCGGCGTCGAGAGCATGAGCCGCGTCCCGATGGACGGCGACTCCTACCAGCATCTCCACCCCGAACTGTCGGAGAAGTACAACGTCTTCCAACTCCAGATGGGGATGACCGCCGAGAAGGTGGCCGAACAGGAGGGCGTCTCCCGCGAGGAACAGGACGAGTACGCCCTGCGGAGTCACAACCGCGCCGCGGAGGCGACGGAGTCGGGTCGCTTCGACGACGAAATCGTCCCCATCGAGACGGACGACGGCGTCGTCACGAAAGACGAGGGTATCCGCTACGACACCTCCCTGGAGGCGCTTTCGAGTCTCTCGCCCGCGTTCACCGGCGACGGCACCGTCACCGCGGGGAACTCCTCGCAGATAACCGACGGCGCGGCGGCGGTGCTCGTCACGAGTCGGGAGTTCGCCGAGGAAGAGGGGTTAGACGTCCTCGCGGAAGTCGGCACGAACGCCGTCGCGGGCGTGGACCCGACGGTGATGGGAATCGGCCCGGTGCCGGCGACGCGGCGACTCCTCGAACGCAACGGTCGGGACATCTCCGACTACGGCCTCGTCGAACTGAACGAGGCGTTCGCCAGTCAGGCCGTCTACGCCCGCGAGGAACTCGGCGTCGACGCCGCCCAGTACAACGTCAACGGCGGCGCGATAGCCCTCGGTCACCCCCTCGGCGCGTCCGGCGCGCGCCTCCCCGTGACGCTGATTCACGAGATGATAAAGCGCGACGAAGAGCGCGGACTCGCCACGCTCTGCGTCGGGTTCGGGCAGGGCGCGGCTATCGAGTTCAGTCGGTGA
- a CDS encoding cation:proton antiporter domain-containing protein, translated as MATAEGANLIPIVAAIIGIGVVSQVLSDRFQVPSVVFLLFSGIVLGPEVLGVIGPDSFGNALSAIVGLSVAIIVFEGAFHLRADKLREAPSATIGLVTVGAVLSLLGTAAAVHFLLEAAWPISFLIGALLVATGPTVITPILEVVPARDRVEAALEAEGIVNDVTAAILAVVIFEAIISGIGTAPELLTLFAERLGVGVIVGGLVTATVYYALRYVDLSPGNAPQNARLLVLAGALVAYGAADTIATESGIAAVATAGILLANLDVPYEEDISAFKGDITLLVLSFVFIALAALLQFETLIALGVGGLGVVVAVALIVRPLGVFLSTVGDRFSFQERMFMSLVGPRGIIPASVATLFAIQLRAEGLTEAADLLVGTVFLVILATVVLEGGFARRIAEYLDIIPMRVLVIGGGKVGRELAARLENRGENVVLIDQSQEAVEIARNEGFTVHKGDGTDTDVLRSAGADNSRIVVAATGDDDVNLLVAQLVNSKFDPETVLARANNPDNVDAFEELGVRTISSVLATAQAMDNYIERPAMMDWMGEVGHTGDIQEVELTAEEHIGRTVREVGPELPGDCLIALVARDGDTRVPNADFTLQKGDRITVMGANESVREALQYVHPDD; from the coding sequence GTGGCTACCGCCGAAGGGGCGAACCTCATCCCGATCGTCGCGGCCATCATCGGCATCGGAGTCGTATCGCAAGTGCTCTCCGACCGGTTTCAGGTCCCGAGCGTCGTCTTCTTGTTGTTCTCGGGAATCGTCCTCGGTCCGGAGGTACTGGGAGTCATCGGTCCGGACTCGTTCGGGAACGCCCTCTCGGCCATCGTCGGCCTCTCCGTCGCCATCATCGTCTTCGAGGGTGCCTTCCACCTCCGGGCGGACAAACTTCGCGAGGCGCCGTCGGCGACGATCGGCTTGGTGACCGTCGGCGCGGTGTTGTCGCTTCTGGGAACCGCCGCCGCGGTTCACTTCCTCCTCGAAGCCGCGTGGCCGATTTCGTTCCTCATCGGCGCGTTGCTCGTCGCCACGGGGCCGACGGTCATCACGCCGATTCTCGAAGTCGTCCCGGCGCGGGACCGAGTCGAGGCGGCGTTGGAGGCGGAGGGTATCGTCAACGACGTGACGGCCGCCATCCTCGCCGTCGTCATCTTCGAGGCCATCATCTCCGGCATCGGTACCGCACCGGAACTCCTGACGCTGTTCGCCGAACGCCTCGGTGTCGGCGTCATCGTCGGCGGACTCGTCACCGCGACCGTCTACTACGCGCTCCGGTACGTGGACCTCTCGCCGGGGAACGCCCCGCAGAACGCGCGACTGCTCGTTCTCGCCGGGGCACTCGTGGCCTACGGCGCCGCAGACACCATCGCGACCGAGTCCGGTATCGCCGCGGTGGCGACGGCCGGCATCCTCCTCGCCAACCTCGACGTACCGTACGAGGAGGACATCTCCGCGTTCAAAGGCGACATCACCCTCCTCGTGCTCTCGTTCGTCTTCATCGCCTTGGCTGCGCTCCTGCAGTTCGAGACGCTCATCGCACTCGGCGTGGGCGGACTCGGCGTCGTCGTCGCCGTCGCGCTCATCGTTCGACCGCTCGGCGTCTTCTTATCGACCGTCGGCGACCGGTTCAGCTTCCAAGAGCGGATGTTCATGAGTCTCGTCGGACCGCGCGGCATCATCCCCGCGTCCGTCGCGACGCTTTTCGCCATCCAACTCCGCGCGGAAGGGTTGACGGAGGCGGCCGACCTCCTCGTCGGCACCGTCTTCCTCGTCATCCTCGCTACGGTCGTCCTCGAAGGCGGATTCGCCCGCCGCATCGCAGAATACCTCGACATCATACCAATGCGTGTACTCGTCATCGGAGGCGGGAAGGTGGGCAGAGAGCTCGCCGCCCGTCTCGAAAACCGCGGAGAGAACGTAGTGCTCATCGACCAGAGTCAGGAAGCCGTCGAAATCGCCCGCAACGAGGGGTTCACCGTCCACAAAGGCGACGGCACCGACACGGACGTGCTCCGGTCGGCCGGAGCCGACAACAGTCGCATCGTCGTCGCCGCGACGGGCGACGACGACGTGAATCTGCTCGTCGCCCAGTTGGTCAACTCGAAGTTCGACCCCGAGACGGTTCTGGCGCGGGCGAACAACCCCGACAACGTGGACGCGTTCGAGGAACTCGGCGTTCGGACCATCTCCTCGGTGCTGGCCACCGCCCAAGCGATGGACAACTACATCGAGCGGCCGGCGATGATGGACTGGATGGGCGAAGTCGGTCACACCGGCGACATCCAAGAGGTCGAACTGACCGCCGAGGAGCACATCGGCCGCACCGTCCGCGAAGTCGGTCCGGAACTCCCCGGCGACTGCCTCATCGCGTTGGTCGCCAGAGACGGCGACACGCGCGTTCCGAACGCCGACTTCACGCTCCAGAAGGGCGACCGAATCACCGTCATGGGAGCCAACGAGTCGGTCCGCGAGGCGCTACAGTACGTCCACCCGGACGACTGA
- a CDS encoding AMP-dependent synthetase/ligase has translation MDWRDAEAAFDDEVIGRTTLSRTFEDSAERNARRTAQQYKGGVYDRSLVERGAVAAAPEGEYADLTYREMRDVVRNLAAGFRELGVTAADHIGIFAHTRMEWAQTDFALLAAGAAVTTVYTSSSDRQVRYLLDDSNAAGVVVENADLLRRVLAVEDDLNLEFVVVMDEIPDGSGMAGAVRDRDDLLTLGELHDRGAAAFDEATYEGWIEERGPDDLASLIYTSGTTGRPKGVRLTHRNFRSNVNQCYRRFGPRPDKDDVPVVSSDSVTLSFLPLAHVFERLAGHYLMFAAGATVAYAENPDTLREDFQLVAPTTGTSVPRVYEKLFDAVRSEASESALKQRIFEWAVDVGRRHHESDAPGYLLGLQHRVADRLVFEQVREALGGRIEFFISGGGSLSAELCALYHGMGLPILEGYGLTETSPVIAVNPVEEPKVGTIGPPVEDVEVKLDDTVVGDIEGEAGGDVGELLVRGPNVTDGYWNLPEETAASFEDGWFRTGDIVELRPDGYVAFRERAKQILVLSTGKNVAPGPIEDAFASSSVVEQCMVLGDGRKFVSALVVPNFEGVREWAEREGIDLPEDRQDLCRDERVRERIQAEIDGVNESLESYERIKQFRLVPEEFTEDNELMTPTMKKKRRNILDRYADQIEMLYRAPDDRDEATAASRD, from the coding sequence ATGGACTGGCGGGACGCCGAGGCGGCCTTCGACGACGAGGTAATCGGCCGCACGACGCTTTCGAGAACGTTCGAAGACAGCGCGGAGCGAAACGCCCGACGGACCGCCCAGCAGTACAAGGGCGGAGTCTACGACCGGTCGCTCGTCGAACGCGGGGCCGTCGCCGCCGCGCCCGAAGGGGAGTACGCCGACCTGACGTACCGCGAGATGCGGGACGTGGTCCGCAACCTCGCCGCCGGCTTTCGGGAACTCGGCGTGACCGCCGCCGACCACATCGGTATCTTCGCGCACACGCGAATGGAGTGGGCGCAGACCGACTTCGCCCTCCTCGCGGCGGGCGCGGCGGTCACGACGGTGTACACCTCCTCCTCCGACCGACAGGTCCGCTACTTATTGGACGACTCGAACGCGGCGGGCGTCGTCGTCGAGAACGCCGACCTCCTCCGGCGGGTTCTCGCCGTCGAAGACGACCTGAATCTGGAGTTCGTCGTCGTGATGGACGAGATACCCGACGGAAGCGGGATGGCGGGTGCCGTCCGCGACAGGGACGACCTGCTCACGTTGGGCGAACTCCACGACCGGGGCGCGGCGGCGTTCGACGAGGCGACGTACGAGGGATGGATCGAGGAACGCGGCCCCGACGACCTCGCCTCCCTCATCTACACGTCCGGGACGACGGGCAGGCCGAAGGGCGTGCGCCTCACGCACCGGAACTTCCGCTCGAACGTCAACCAGTGTTACCGGCGGTTCGGCCCCCGTCCCGACAAGGACGACGTGCCGGTCGTCTCGTCGGACTCGGTGACGCTGTCGTTCCTCCCGTTGGCGCACGTCTTCGAACGACTCGCCGGACACTACCTCATGTTCGCCGCGGGCGCGACGGTGGCGTACGCCGAGAACCCCGACACCCTCCGCGAGGACTTCCAACTCGTCGCGCCGACGACCGGGACGAGCGTTCCGCGGGTGTACGAGAAACTGTTCGACGCCGTCCGGTCGGAGGCGTCCGAGTCGGCCCTGAAACAGCGCATCTTCGAGTGGGCCGTAGACGTGGGGCGGCGACACCACGAGAGCGACGCCCCCGGCTACCTCCTCGGCCTGCAACACAGGGTCGCCGACCGACTCGTCTTCGAGCAGGTCAGGGAGGCCCTCGGCGGGCGGATAGAGTTCTTCATAAGCGGCGGCGGGAGCCTGTCGGCGGAGCTGTGCGCCCTCTATCACGGGATGGGACTGCCGATTCTGGAGGGGTACGGGCTGACCGAAACCTCGCCCGTCATCGCCGTCAACCCCGTCGAGGAACCCAAGGTGGGAACCATCGGTCCGCCGGTGGAGGACGTCGAGGTGAAACTCGACGACACCGTCGTCGGCGACATCGAGGGCGAGGCGGGCGGCGACGTGGGCGAACTCCTCGTCCGCGGCCCGAACGTGACCGACGGCTACTGGAACCTCCCCGAGGAGACGGCGGCGTCGTTCGAGGACGGATGGTTCCGGACGGGCGACATCGTGGAACTGCGGCCGGACGGGTACGTCGCCTTCCGGGAGCGTGCGAAGCAGATACTCGTGCTCTCGACGGGGAAGAACGTCGCACCCGGACCCATCGAAGACGCCTTCGCCTCGAGTTCCGTCGTCGAACAGTGCATGGTTCTCGGCGACGGCAGGAAGTTCGTCTCGGCGCTCGTCGTGCCGAACTTCGAGGGAGTGCGCGAGTGGGCCGAACGCGAGGGGATCGACCTGCCCGAGGACCGGCAGGACCTCTGTCGCGACGAGCGAGTTCGCGAGCGGATACAGGCGGAAATCGACGGCGTGAACGAGTCGCTCGAGTCCTACGAGCGGATAAAGCAGTTCCGCCTCGTCCCCGAGGAGTTCACCGAGGACAACGAACTCATGACGCCGACGATGAAGAAGAAGCGCCGGAACATCCTCGATCGGTACGCAGACCAGATAGAGATGCTGTACCGCGCCCCCGACGACCGCGACGAGGCGACCGCCGCCTCGCGCGACTGA
- a CDS encoding MBL fold metallo-hydrolase, whose translation MAIGDVEAVSGHDDVYYIDTGMYDTEAYGSVYIVDAERPTLVDSGIGTNHERILEALESVGLSPEDVELILPTHIHLDHAGGAGYLAEACPNATVMTHEIGVPHLVDPERLVEGTKAAVGDQWQFYVDPKPVPEDRTEPLTDGDEISLGDRTLEVVHAPGHAPHQTMFYEPDEEILFTGDAAGIWVPAKGEIRETSPPSQFDLEACLEDVRTIEELSPETLCFGHFGPREYDDDLMETYKRTLVEWVEAVRQKREELGDDEAVVDHFAEHTRMVNVWGETKARAEERLNARGVLGYLDWKAKQDDGE comes from the coding sequence ATGGCGATTGGCGACGTGGAGGCCGTCTCCGGCCACGACGACGTGTACTATATCGACACCGGGATGTACGACACGGAAGCGTACGGCTCCGTCTACATCGTGGACGCGGAGCGACCGACGCTCGTCGATTCGGGCATCGGCACGAACCACGAGCGAATCTTGGAGGCCCTCGAATCGGTCGGCCTCTCCCCCGAGGACGTCGAACTGATTCTCCCGACGCACATCCACCTCGACCACGCGGGCGGCGCGGGCTACCTCGCGGAGGCCTGTCCGAACGCGACGGTGATGACCCACGAGATAGGCGTCCCGCACCTCGTCGACCCGGAACGCCTCGTCGAGGGGACGAAAGCCGCCGTCGGCGACCAGTGGCAGTTCTACGTGGACCCGAAACCGGTCCCCGAGGACCGAACCGAACCGCTGACGGACGGCGACGAGATATCGCTCGGCGACCGGACGCTCGAAGTCGTCCACGCGCCGGGGCACGCGCCCCACCAGACGATGTTCTACGAACCGGACGAGGAGATACTGTTCACCGGCGACGCCGCGGGCATCTGGGTCCCCGCGAAGGGCGAGATTCGGGAGACGTCGCCGCCGTCGCAGTTCGACCTCGAAGCCTGTCTGGAGGACGTCCGAACCATCGAGGAACTGTCGCCGGAGACGCTCTGTTTCGGCCACTTCGGCCCCCGCGAGTACGACGACGACCTGATGGAGACGTACAAGCGAACGCTCGTGGAGTGGGTGGAGGCGGTCCGGCAGAAGCGCGAGGAACTCGGCGACGACGAGGCGGTGGTCGACCACTTCGCCGAACACACGCGGATGGTGAACGTGTGGGGCGAGACGAAGGCCCGCGCGGAGGAACGCCTGAACGCGCGGGGCGTCCTCGGCTACCTCGACTGGAAGGCGAAGCAGGACGACGGGGAGTGA
- a CDS encoding NAD(P)H-dependent flavin oxidoreductase — protein MDTRLTERLGIERPVVQAPIGSATCPRLAAAVSEAGGLGMLAVTWRAPDDAREAVRETTRRTDAPVGANVVLDPEASDVPASELVAACLDAGVDIVSLSFGDAAPFVDRIHDEGGVVLQTVGSAEEARAAADAGVDVVVAQGWEAGGHVQSDVATMPLVPRVADAVDVPVVAAGGISDGRGLAAAVTLGADGAWLGTRFLAAEEARVHRAYRRRVVEADETETVYGTPYPDGWPGVPHRVVENETTDRWRAAGRPEAGRPGEGETVARSPDGEPLSRYEDSLAVPGTDGDVTELPLYAGQSVGLTRDVAPAATIVETLVADAEAALSDAHSSVSGAE, from the coding sequence ATGGACACGCGCTTGACGGAACGACTCGGCATCGAGCGACCGGTGGTGCAGGCACCCATCGGAAGCGCCACCTGCCCCCGCCTCGCGGCGGCCGTCTCGGAGGCCGGCGGACTGGGAATGCTCGCGGTGACGTGGCGCGCCCCGGACGACGCGAGGGAGGCGGTTCGGGAGACGACCCGGCGGACGGACGCCCCCGTCGGCGCGAACGTCGTCCTCGACCCCGAGGCGTCGGACGTTCCCGCGTCGGAACTCGTGGCGGCGTGCCTCGACGCCGGGGTGGATATCGTCTCGCTCTCCTTCGGCGACGCCGCCCCGTTCGTGGACCGAATCCACGACGAGGGCGGGGTGGTGCTCCAGACCGTCGGGAGCGCCGAGGAGGCCCGGGCCGCGGCGGACGCCGGGGTCGACGTCGTCGTCGCCCAAGGCTGGGAGGCGGGCGGGCACGTCCAAAGCGACGTGGCGACGATGCCGCTGGTTCCGCGAGTCGCCGACGCGGTGGACGTCCCCGTCGTCGCCGCGGGCGGCATCTCCGACGGGCGGGGACTCGCGGCGGCGGTGACGCTCGGCGCGGACGGGGCGTGGCTCGGAACCCGGTTTCTCGCGGCGGAGGAGGCGCGCGTCCACCGCGCGTACCGCCGCCGCGTCGTCGAGGCCGACGAGACGGAGACGGTGTACGGGACGCCGTACCCCGACGGGTGGCCGGGCGTCCCCCACCGAGTCGTCGAAAACGAGACGACCGACCGCTGGCGGGCGGCGGGCAGGCCGGAGGCGGGACGCCCCGGCGAGGGGGAGACGGTCGCTCGCTCCCCCGACGGGGAACCGCTCTCGCGGTACGAGGACTCGCTTGCGGTTCCGGGGACGGACGGCGACGTGACGGAACTACCGCTGTACGCGGGTCAGAGCGTGGGACTGACCCGCGACGTCGCTCCGGCGGCGACCATCGTGGAGACGCTGGTCGCGGACGCCGAGGCGGCGCTTTCGGACGCCCACTCGTCGGTCTCGGGCGCGGAGTGA
- the serS gene encoding serine--tRNA ligase: MISRQFLRENPETVREALRNKGVEDVDLDRVLEVDEEWRSLKNRGDDLRHERNQTSSKIGELKAEGKEEEAQAAIEKSQELKAELEEVENRADELEDELEAALMRIPQIPHEDVPVGEDESENVERRREGFDDMRELPDEVIPHYDLGEELGILDFERGAKVTGGGFYFTKGDGAMLEHALIQFFLEVHREQGYTDVFPPVPVNSRSMEGTGQFPKFTDDAYRLGESNEAPYDDDDLWLCPTAEVPVTNMYRDEILLDDDLPLKLQAYTPNFRREAGEHGTETRGIVRVHQFNKVEMVNFVRPEESYDRFEGLVDEAEEVLRRLGLPYRILEMCTGDLGFTQAKKYDIEVWAPGDDMEGGPEEGGRWLEVSSVSNFEDFQARRAGLRYRPERHESAEYLHTLNGSGLAVPRVMVAILEYYQNDDGTVTVPEPLRPYMGGRERIEGHDPVGESALGAGTEE, encoded by the coding sequence ATGATTAGCAGGCAGTTCCTCCGCGAGAACCCGGAGACGGTCCGGGAGGCGCTACGGAACAAGGGCGTCGAGGACGTCGACTTGGACCGAGTCCTCGAAGTCGACGAGGAGTGGCGGTCGCTGAAGAACCGCGGCGACGACCTGCGGCACGAACGCAACCAGACCTCCTCGAAGATAGGCGAACTCAAAGCCGAGGGGAAAGAGGAGGAGGCGCAGGCGGCCATCGAGAAGTCCCAAGAGCTCAAAGCCGAGTTAGAGGAGGTCGAGAACCGCGCCGACGAACTGGAGGACGAACTGGAGGCGGCCCTCATGCGGATTCCCCAGATACCCCACGAGGACGTTCCCGTCGGCGAGGACGAGTCGGAGAACGTCGAACGCCGCCGCGAGGGGTTCGACGACATGCGCGAACTCCCCGACGAGGTAATCCCGCACTACGACCTCGGCGAGGAACTCGGCATCTTAGATTTCGAACGCGGCGCGAAGGTGACCGGCGGCGGCTTCTACTTCACGAAGGGCGACGGCGCGATGCTCGAACACGCCCTGATTCAGTTCTTCCTCGAAGTCCACCGCGAACAGGGGTACACCGACGTGTTCCCGCCGGTTCCGGTCAACTCGCGGTCGATGGAGGGGACGGGCCAGTTCCCGAAGTTCACCGATGACGCCTACCGCCTCGGCGAGTCGAACGAGGCGCCGTACGACGACGACGACCTGTGGTTGTGTCCGACGGCGGAGGTGCCCGTCACGAACATGTACCGCGACGAGATTCTCTTGGACGACGACCTGCCGCTGAAGCTGCAGGCGTACACGCCGAACTTCCGGCGCGAGGCGGGCGAACACGGCACCGAGACGCGCGGCATCGTCCGTGTCCACCAGTTCAACAAGGTGGAGATGGTCAACTTCGTCCGCCCCGAGGAGAGTTACGACCGATTCGAGGGACTCGTCGACGAAGCCGAAGAGGTGCTTCGCCGCCTCGGCCTCCCGTACCGCATCCTGGAGATGTGCACGGGCGATTTGGGCTTCACGCAGGCGAAGAAGTACGACATCGAGGTGTGGGCCCCCGGCGACGACATGGAGGGGGGCCCCGAGGAGGGCGGACGGTGGCTCGAAGTGTCGTCGGTGTCGAACTTCGAGGACTTCCAAGCCCGCCGCGCCGGACTGCGCTACCGGCCCGAACGCCACGAGTCGGCGGAGTACCTCCACACGCTCAACGGGTCGGGCCTCGCCGTCCCGCGCGTGATGGTCGCCATCCTCGAGTACTACCAGAACGACGACGGCACCGTCACCGTTCCAGAACCGCTCCGACCGTACATGGGCGGCCGCGAACGCATCGAGGGCCACGACCCGGTCGGCGAGTCGGCCCTGGGCGCTGGAACGGAGGAGTGA
- a CDS encoding nuclear transport factor 2 family protein — protein sequence MEPTEADDGSDADGDVGDETATAREYYEAIDAGDYDRLRSLLAPEFVHDRPDRTFEGRESFVAFMREDRPERDTTHEVVNAYRAAEGGGRAVRGRLVGADGDVRFEFVDAFAFEGGRIVRIDTFTR from the coding sequence ATGGAACCGACGGAGGCCGACGACGGAAGCGACGCCGACGGAGACGTCGGAGACGAGACGGCGACCGCACGCGAATACTACGAGGCTATCGACGCGGGCGACTACGACCGCCTCCGGTCGCTTCTGGCCCCCGAGTTCGTCCACGACCGACCCGACCGGACGTTCGAAGGGCGGGAGTCGTTCGTCGCGTTCATGCGCGAGGACCGCCCCGAGAGGGACACCACCCACGAGGTGGTGAACGCGTACCGCGCGGCCGAGGGCGGCGGGCGGGCCGTCCGCGGGCGGTTGGTCGGCGCGGACGGCGACGTTCGGTTCGAGTTCGTGGACGCGTTCGCGTTCGAGGGCGGTCGGATCGTTCGAATCGACACGTTCACGCGGTGA
- a CDS encoding DUF367 family protein → MTADATERAYELHVRYEGDDDPKKCTARKLAKFDLAELHRSDRATPYGVVLNPHAERALSPADADAATLVALDCSWESAGEAMFSLPGDHRALPYLVAANPVNFGRPMRLTTVEALAAALCIFGRRERAEAILSKFTWGHTFLELNEEPLRRYADCADSTEVVEVQREYLERGEG, encoded by the coding sequence GTGACCGCAGACGCGACCGAGAGGGCGTACGAACTCCACGTTCGCTACGAGGGCGACGACGACCCGAAGAAGTGTACGGCCCGGAAACTCGCGAAGTTCGACCTCGCGGAACTCCACCGCTCGGACCGCGCGACGCCGTACGGCGTCGTCCTGAACCCCCACGCGGAGCGTGCGCTCTCGCCCGCCGACGCGGACGCGGCGACCCTCGTGGCCCTCGACTGTTCGTGGGAGTCGGCGGGCGAGGCGATGTTCTCGCTCCCCGGCGACCACCGCGCCCTCCCGTACCTCGTCGCGGCCAACCCGGTCAACTTCGGGCGGCCGATGCGCCTGACGACCGTCGAGGCGTTGGCGGCGGCGCTGTGCATCTTCGGCCGGAGAGAGCGCGCGGAGGCGATTCTCTCGAAGTTCACGTGGGGCCACACCTTCCTCGAACTCAACGAGGAACCGTTGCGTCGCTACGCGGACTGCGCGGACTCGACGGAAGTGGTCGAGGTTCAGCGCGAATACTTAGAGCGCGGCGAGGGGTAG
- a CDS encoding DUF5518 domain-containing protein produces MAIDWRAVAVGFVVILVVGAVGLSLPVVGQIGAGLLGGFAAGYLAGGSLGHGAWNGLVAGSISGIILTVGLALLGSLVGLVGGPVGSLVGGGGVLLVGLVVTLLFAIDSALAGAVGSWAKGA; encoded by the coding sequence ATGGCAATAGACTGGCGCGCCGTCGCCGTCGGCTTCGTCGTCATCCTCGTCGTCGGAGCCGTCGGCCTGAGTCTGCCGGTAGTGGGACAGATAGGCGCAGGACTCCTCGGGGGGTTCGCCGCGGGCTACCTCGCCGGCGGGAGTCTCGGACACGGCGCGTGGAACGGCCTCGTCGCCGGGTCGATTTCGGGCATCATCCTCACGGTCGGCCTCGCCCTGTTGGGGAGTCTCGTCGGCCTCGTCGGCGGCCCCGTCGGGTCCCTCGTCGGCGGCGGGGGCGTCCTCCTCGTCGGCTTGGTCGTGACGCTCCTGTTCGCTATCGACAGCGCACTCGCGGGCGCGGTCGGGTCGTGGGCGAAAGGCGCCTAA